One window of the Daphnia pulex isolate KAP4 chromosome 8, ASM2113471v1 genome contains the following:
- the LOC124200526 gene encoding glycoprotein 3-alpha-L-fucosyltransferase A-like, which produces MQMSNCVTPVRRENYVQQLSSKYIPEDIFGSCTNMQNCSQKCYDMLRNDYKFYLAFENTWCPDYVTKKFYRSLKYNTVPIVMGGSEYERFAPLNSYMNVKDFRSPKELAEYILMLQNSDELFAKYFNWKKYYSIAMPYNHGLCELCRMAHDETLPPKIYQDIKEWWFDSVKCLNTSN; this is translated from the coding sequence ATGCAAATGTCCAACTGCGTTACCCCAGTTCGGCGCGAAAACTACGTTCAGCAGCTGAGCAGCAAGTATATTCCCGAGGACATCTTCGGATCCTGCACTAATATGCAAAATTGTTCGCAGAAATGCTATGACATGTTACGCAACGATTACAAATTCTATCTGGCCTTTGAAAACACTTGGTGTCCAGATTATGtgacaaaaaagttttacagGAGCTTAAAATATAACACTGTTCCAATTGTGATGGGTGGGTCTGAATACGAACGCTTTGCACCACTAAATTCTTACATGAACGTTAAAGATTTTCGATCTCCTAAAGAGCTCGCTGAATATATTTTGATGCTGCAGAATTCGGATGAATTatttgcaaaatattttaattggaaGAAATATTATTCTATTGCAATGCCTTACAATCATGGTTTATGCGAATTATGTCGCATGGCCCATGATGAAACCCTTCCACCCAAAATATACCAGGATATTAAGGAATGGTGGTTCGATAGCGTTAAATGTCTTAACACCTCGAACTAA